The Deltaproteobacteria bacterium genome includes a window with the following:
- the nrfD gene encoding polysulfide reductase NrfD translates to MNHELLARLAELSKEVQGYIYPNEIEIHWSVLIVVYPYLTGLVAGAFILASLVKVFNVEEVQPTYRLSLLTALAFLLIAPLPLLLHLGHPERGYEVLITPNPTSAMAMFGFVYAWYLMAVLLLEVWFAYRKDLILYARQERGLMKWIHRLLALFSNDVSPAAVAFDHKAVKVITIIGIPSAFLLHGYVGFIFGSIKANPWWSSVLMPIVFLFSAIVSGIALVILLYMLITPFRGEPIDMKCLDKMASFLFYAVIVDFSLECLDFIHRLYESEESIKILSQLVMNKLIISLLVMQVLLGMIAPLGIMVSIKLLSLNEELRRLLYFISVLLIQLGIFSTRWNVVIGGQMFSKSLMGLTTYKMEIMGIEGLVTALALLIMPFFVLAVLIKLLPPWDTAPAGVAGERVAA, encoded by the coding sequence ATGAATCACGAGCTGCTTGCAAGGCTGGCGGAATTGAGCAAAGAGGTGCAGGGGTACATATATCCCAACGAGATCGAGATCCACTGGTCGGTGTTGATCGTGGTCTATCCGTACCTGACCGGACTGGTCGCCGGCGCTTTCATCCTGGCCTCGCTGGTGAAGGTCTTCAACGTCGAAGAAGTGCAGCCGACATACCGTTTATCGTTGCTGACGGCGCTGGCGTTTCTACTGATCGCGCCGCTGCCCTTGCTGTTGCACCTCGGCCATCCCGAGCGTGGCTACGAGGTGCTGATCACGCCCAACCCGACCTCAGCGATGGCGATGTTCGGCTTCGTCTATGCCTGGTACCTGATGGCGGTGCTGCTACTCGAAGTCTGGTTCGCCTACCGCAAGGATCTCATCCTCTATGCCCGGCAGGAGCGCGGGTTGATGAAGTGGATTCATCGCCTGCTGGCGCTGTTCTCGAACGACGTCAGCCCGGCGGCGGTCGCGTTCGATCACAAGGCGGTGAAGGTGATCACCATCATCGGTATCCCTTCGGCGTTCCTGCTGCACGGCTACGTCGGCTTCATCTTCGGCTCGATCAAGGCCAATCCCTGGTGGAGTTCGGTGCTGATGCCGATCGTCTTCCTGTTTTCCGCCATCGTCTCCGGCATCGCCTTGGTCATCTTGCTTTACATGCTGATCACGCCGTTTCGCGGCGAGCCGATCGACATGAAGTGCCTCGATAAGATGGCCTCGTTCCTGTTCTACGCGGTGATCGTCGACTTTTCGCTCGAGTGCCTCGATTTCATCCATCGGCTGTACGAAAGCGAGGAGTCGATCAAGATCCTGTCGCAGTTGGTGATGAACAAGCTGATCATCAGCCTGCTGGTCATGCAGGTGCTACTGGGGATGATCGCGCCGCTGGGCATCATGGTGTCGATCAAGCTGCTGAGCTTGAATGAGGAGTTGCGGCGACTGCTGTACTTCATCTCCGTGTTGCTGATCCAACTGGGGATTTTCAGCACGCGGTGGAACGTCGTGATCGGCGGGCAGATGTTCTCGAAGAGCCTGATGGGTCTGACGACCTACAAGATGGAAATCATGGGCATCGAGGGACTCGTGACCGCGCTGGCGCTGCTGATCATGCCGTTCTTCGTGCTGGCGGTCTTGATCAAGCTCTTGCCGCCGTGGG